Below is a genomic region from Streptomyces roseoviridis.
CGACCTGACCTTCTTCGGCGCCGCCGCCAAGTGCTTCGCCTCCGACGTCGCCATGGAGGTCACCACCGACGCCGTCCAGCTCCTCGGCGGCTACGGCTACACCCGCGACTACCCCGTCGAGCGCATGATGCGCGACGCCAAGATCACCCAGATCTACGAAGGCACCAACCAGGTCCAGCGCATCGTCATGGCCCGCAACCTCCCGTAACCACCTGCCCGTCGAAAGGAGACAGGCCGTGACCCTGAAGATCGCTGTCTGTGTGAAGTACGTTCCCGACGCCACCGGCGACCGCGGTTTCGCCGACGATCTGACCACCGACCGCGAGGCCGTGGACGGCCTGCTCTCGGAGCTCGACGAGTACGCGGTCGAGCAGGCCCTGCGCATCTCCGAGGAGGCGGACGACGCCGAGGTCACCGTCGTGACGGTGGGCCCGGACGACGCCAAGGACGCGCTGCGCAAGGCGCTGTCGATGGGCGCCGACAAGGCGGTGCACGTCAACGACGAGGACATCCACGGCACGGACGTCATCGGCACCTCGGCCATCCTGGCCAAGGCCCTGGAGCGGACCGGCTTCGACCTGGTCGTGTGCGGCATGGCCTCGACGGACGGCACCATGGGCGTGCTGCCCGCGCTGCTGGCGGAACGGCTGGGCCTGCCGCAGATGACGCTGCTGTCCGAGGTCTCGGTGGAGGACGGCACCGTGAAGGGCCGCCGGGACGGCGACGCCGCCAGCGAGCAGCTCCAGGCGCCGCTGCCGGCCGTGGTGTCGGTCACCGACCAGTCGGGCGAGGCCCGCTACCCCTCCTTCAAGGGGATCATGGCCGCCAAGAAGAAGCCGGTCGAGGAGCTGGACCTGGACGACCTCGGCATCGACGCCGACGAGGTCGGCCTCGCGGGTTCCTGGACCCTCGTCGAGTCGGTCGCGGCCCGCCCGGCCCGTACGCAGGGCACGATCGTCACGGACGAGGGCGAGGGCGGCAAGCAGCTCGCCGCGTTCCTCTCCGCCCAGAAGTTCATCTGACCCACCGTCACCACCCCTCAGGAGCAAGGAATCATGGCTGAGATCCTGGTTCTCGTGGACCACGCCGACGGTGCGGTCCGCAAGCCGGCCCTCGAACTGCTCACCCTGGCCCGCCGGCTCGGCGAGCCCTCGGCGGTCGTCCTCGGCGCCGGTGAGGCCGCGGCCTCGATCGCCGCGACGGCCGGCGAGTACGGCGCGGCGACCGTGTACGTCGCGGACGGCGCCGAGTTCGGCGAGCGGCTGGTCGTGCCGAAGGTCGACGCACTGACCCAGATCGCCAAGGACAAGGGTGTCGCCGCCGTTCTGGTGACGTCCTCGGGCGAGGGCAAGGAGGTCGCGGCGCGCGTGGCGCTGCGCCTGGGCTCCGGCCTGATCACCGACGCCGTCGAGCTGGAGGCCGGCGAGAACGGCCCGGTCGCCACCCAGTCGGTGTTCGCCGCCTCGTACCAGGTGAAGTCGGCCGTCTCGCACGGTGTGCCGGTCATCACCGTCAAGCCGAACTCGGCTGCCCCCGAGGCCGCTCCGGCCGCGGGCACGGTGGAGAACGTGTCGGTCGCCTTCTCGGGCAACGCCGCCACGGTCGTCTCGCGCACCCCGAGGGTCTCCACCGGCCGCCCGGAGCTGACCGAGTCGGCGATCGTGGTCTCGGGCGGCCGCGGCGTCGGCGCGGCCGAGGGCTTCGAGGTCGTCGAGAAGCTGGCCGACTCGCTCGGCGCGGCCGTCGGCGCCTCGCGCGCCGCGGTGGACGCGGGCTGGTACCCGCACTCCAACCAGGTCGGCCAGACCGGCAAGCAGGTCTCGCCGCAGCTGTACATCGCGGCGGGCATCTCCGGCGCGATCCAGCACCGGGCCGGCATGCAGACCTC
It encodes:
- a CDS encoding electron transfer flavoprotein subunit beta/FixA family protein, whose product is MTLKIAVCVKYVPDATGDRGFADDLTTDREAVDGLLSELDEYAVEQALRISEEADDAEVTVVTVGPDDAKDALRKALSMGADKAVHVNDEDIHGTDVIGTSAILAKALERTGFDLVVCGMASTDGTMGVLPALLAERLGLPQMTLLSEVSVEDGTVKGRRDGDAASEQLQAPLPAVVSVTDQSGEARYPSFKGIMAAKKKPVEELDLDDLGIDADEVGLAGSWTLVESVAARPARTQGTIVTDEGEGGKQLAAFLSAQKFI
- a CDS encoding electron transfer flavoprotein subunit alpha/FixB family protein, translated to MAEILVLVDHADGAVRKPALELLTLARRLGEPSAVVLGAGEAAASIAATAGEYGAATVYVADGAEFGERLVVPKVDALTQIAKDKGVAAVLVTSSGEGKEVAARVALRLGSGLITDAVELEAGENGPVATQSVFAASYQVKSAVSHGVPVITVKPNSAAPEAAPAAGTVENVSVAFSGNAATVVSRTPRVSTGRPELTESAIVVSGGRGVGAAEGFEVVEKLADSLGAAVGASRAAVDAGWYPHSNQVGQTGKQVSPQLYIAAGISGAIQHRAGMQTSKTIVAVNKDPEAPIFDLVDYGVVGDLFEVLPQLTEEIGAR